From one Rosa rugosa chromosome 4, drRosRugo1.1, whole genome shotgun sequence genomic stretch:
- the LOC133745926 gene encoding serine carboxypeptidase-like 45, translating to MKTMAMALLLVLQLCFISMEFVESSSHHYDHKIVRLPGQPSVDFQHFSGYISVGDHQKNHKALFYYFAEAEINPASKPLVLWLNGGPGCSSVGVGAFSENGPFRPDGQVLVRNEYSWNIEANMLYLETPVGVGFSYSRHSSNDVAVDDEATARDNLVFLQRWFNKFPQYKHRDLFLTGESYAGHYIPQLAKLMVEANSKEKLFNLKGLALGNPVLEFATDLNSRAEYFWSHGLISDSTYRMFTSVCNYSRYVSEYYRDSVSPVCSRVMNQVSIETSKFVDKYDVTLDVCISSVLSQSKAISPNQMTQRIDVCVEDKIVSYLNRKDVQKALHAKLVGVRRWDVCSDDTSILDYQMLDLEIPTISLVGSIVKAGIPVLVYSGDQDSAIPLTGSRTLVDRLARELGLNTTVPYRVWFQGKQVGGWTQVYGNILSFATIRGASHEAPFSQPERSLMLFKSFLQGRALPLVF from the exons ATGAAGACAATGGCAATGGCTCTACTACTTGTGCTTCAGCTGTGCTTCATTTCCATGGAGTTTGTTGAGTCCTCATCTCATCACTATGATCACAAGATAGTTAGGCTTCCAGGACAACCCAGTGTGGACTTTCAACACTTTTCAGGTTATATTTCTGTGGGCGATCATCAGAAAAACCACAAAGCTCTATTTTACTACTTTGCTGAAGCAGAAATAAACCCAGCTTCAAAGCCTTTGGTCCTCTGGTTAAATGGAG GTCCTGGTTGTTCTTCTGTTGGAGTAGGGGCTTTCTCTGAAAATGGACCTTTTAGACCAGATGGTCAAGTCCTGGTTAGAAATGAGTACAGCTGGAATATAG AGGCTAATATGTTGTATTTAGAGACACCAGTTGGTGTGGGATTCTCTTATTCTAGACATAGCTCCAACGATGTGGCAGTGGATGATGAAGCAACAG CCAGGGACAATCTTGTATTCTTACAACGCTGGTTCAACAAGTTCCCTCAATATAAGCACAGAGATTTGTTTCTAACTGGAGAAAGTTATGCAG GTCACTACATCCCTCAACTTGCAAAGCTTATGGTTGAAGCTAACAGCAAAGAGAAGTTGTTCAATCTAAAAGGACTAGCT TTGGGTAACCCTGTCCTAGAATTCGCCACCGACTTAAATTCAAGAGCTGAGTATTTCTGGTCTCATGGACTAATATCAGACTCAACATACAGAATGTTCACTTCTGTTTGCAACTATTCGCGCTACGTGAGTGAGTACTATAGAGACTCGGTTTCACCTGTTTGTTCAAGAGTTATGAACCAAGTGAGCATAGAAACCAGTAAATTTGTGGATAAGTATGATGTCACTCTTGATGTCTGCATTTCATCTGTGCTCTCACAGTCAAAGGCTATAAGCCCCAAC CAAATGACACAGAGGATTGATGTGTGTGTAGAAGACAAGATTGTAAGTTACTTGAACCGAAAAGATGTGCAGAAGGCTCTCCATGCTAAGCTTGTAGGGGTTCGAAGATGGGATGTATGCAGCGA TGATACTAGCATTTTGGACTACCAAATGCTCGACCTGGAAATCCCTACAATCTCACTAGTTGGATCTATTGTCAAGGCCGGAATTCCGGTGTTAGTTTACAG TGGAGATCAGGATTCTGCAATTCCATTGACGGGAAGCCGAACATTGGTCGACAGATTGGCAAGGGAGTTAGGACTGAACACCACTGTCCCTTATAGAGTTTGGTTTCAGGGAAAACAG GTTGGTGGATGGACTCAAGTTTATGGGAACATACTTTCATTTGCAACCATCAGAGGTGCCTCTCACGAAGCTCCATTCTCACAGCCTGAGAGATCACTCATGCTATTCAAGTCATTTCTTCAAGGCAGGGCTCTACCTCTAGTATTCTGA
- the LOC133706478 gene encoding dual specificity protein phosphatase PHS1 isoform X2 produces the protein MAKQEQKQEQPAIINPLQVQEDGDLDPGSDDLEAPLPLTVTSRVLYMLGDIASGPAFKITQWLELVRKRSAKYHSSGFPRRPLRLDTMPASAGESSEDWKGPASPEQTTEVNLWERLGKAATLDIESSFFSWDRLSSLHHTEHSSSNDQSEDEMNKALEVTVNSGGVVFFALFNQPGTDDNSSKEAAAVIKISSSRMATQSERLGYEFAKWLGVRTPQARVIHNCSMEWLQMKEAAEKAREAAASEGDECGEMTCSELLEALELSRCLLLMSYVHGSPLLESSSVFEVKETAEKTAASLGRILMLDLVIRNEDRLPCRQLRWRGNSANLLFADKMDFGNMDRLEEAFDSAIKRYKPRVIRALQKDRRATSVDIRLHNTALVPQKSDLSDIMDSPRSSQMSVKSQLSDDLMFSDFPVVAIDSGVPRRPPAGKRANDQEIYPKLVELLLNNSEYSSNLLHDITLGKLGRPPLQDTDASDTQAMEMTSVVQGFRSGFKCALRDLQGFHIFLLTLHQKLENLIRIFFNIIDKIGESDKEDLVVTESPSQAAGSGYLPSTPSKERLVNENHSDFSDSELQRTAPRPSTSGLKESCDCSSPMSRESWHGKFWKGSASSDPLRSLRLTAKLRDFHKNAKVDAETNKELEQWNEMLKSDAVKLCQENNFNAGFFEGSDNNGVVDAYELKVRLEHILERISLISEAANTERPSRITSSLFIGGALAARSVYTLQRLGITHILCLCSNEIGQSDSQFPDLFEYKNFSICDSEDFNISNIFDEAVEFIDRVEETGGKVLVHCFEGKSRSATLVLAYLMLRKNSTLLEAWNSLKQVHRRAQPNDGFAKILLNLDKKLHGKVSMEWHQRKPMMKVCPICGVNAGLSSSSLKLHLQKSHKKLSSGSVDSAMTMEIQKALTVLKISRGGSVSPTQRSHSDVEE, from the exons atGGCAAAACAGGAGCAAAAGCAGGAGCAGCCTGCAATCATCAACCCTCTGCAGGTCCAG GAAGACGGGGATCTGGACCCTGGATCTGACGACCTCGAGGCTCCTCTGCCTCTCACCGTCACTTCCCGG GTCTTGTATATGTTGGGTGACATTGCGTCTGGACCGGCCTTCAAAATCACTCAATGGCTGGAATTGGTCCGTAAACGCAGTGCCAAATACCATTCCTCTGGCTTCCCTCGCCGCCCATTAAGGCTTGACACAATGCCTGCTAG TGCAGGAGAGTCTAGTGAGGACTGGAAAGGTCCTGCGTCGCCTGAGCAAACCACAGAAGTCAATCTCTGGGAAAGACTTGGTAAAGCTGCTACATTGGACATTGAGTCGAGTTTTTTCTCATGGGATAGGCTTTCTTCACTTCACCACACTGAACATAGTAGTAGCAATGATCAGTCTGAGGATGAAATGAACAAAGCGCTGGAG GTCACCGTGAATTCGGGGGGAGTTGTTTTCTTTGCCCTTTTCAACCAGCCAGGGACTGATGATAACTCTTCTAAGGAAGCAGCGGCTGTTATAAAGATATCCTCATCGAGGATGGCCACACAGTCTGAACGTCTAGGTTACGAATTTGCAAAGTGGCTTGGAGTTCGAACTCCACAG GCCAGAGTCATACATAATTGTAGTATGGAGTGGCTCCAGATGAAGGAAGCAGCAGAAAAAGCAAGGGAAGCAGCAGCTTCAGAAGGAGATGAATGTGGGGAAATGACATGTTCGGAACTTTTGGAAGCTCTTGAACTTAGCCGATGCCTTTTGCTCATGAG CTATGTTCACGGATCTCCTTTACTTGAAAGCTCAAGTGTATTTGAGGTGAAGGAAACTGCAGAGAAAACAGCAGCTTCTCTTGGTAGGATCTTGATGTTGGACCTTGTCATCAGAAATGAAGATAGACTACCTTGCCGTCAGCTCAGATGGCGTGGAAACTCGGCAAATCTATTGTTTGCAGACAAAATGGATTTTGGAAATATGGACAGATTGGAGGAAGCATTTGATTCTGCCATCAAGAGATACAAACCAAGAGTGATCAGAGCTCTTCAAAAGGATAGAAGGGCAACTTCTGTAGATATCAGATTGCATAATACAGCATTGGTACCACAGAAATCTGATCTTTCTGACATTATGGATTCGCCAAGGTCTAGTCAGATGAGTGTAAAGAGTCAACTCTCAGATGATTTAATGTTTTCGGATTTTCCAGTTGTGGCTATTGATTCTGGCGTTCCTCGTCGACCTCCTGCTGGAAAACGTGCAAATGACCAGGAAATCTATCCAAAGTTGGTTGAGTTACTACTGAACAATTCTGAATACTCCTCTAATCTGTTACATGACATAAcattagggaaattaggacgtCCTCCGTTACAAGATACTGATGCATCTGATACACAAGCAATGGAAATGACTTCGGTTGTTCAAGGGTTCCGTAGTGGGTTCAAATGTGCTCTCAGGGATCTGCAGGGATTCCATATCTTCTTACTCACACTTCATCAAAAACTGGAGAATTTGATACGTATATTTTTCAATATTATAGATAAAATAGGGGAGTCTGATAAAGAGGATTTGGTAGTTACTGAGTCTCCATCACAAGCTGCCGGAAGTGGTTATCTTCCTTCTACACCAAGTAAGGAGAGGCTTGTCAATGAGAACCATTCAGATTTTAGTGATTCCGAATTGCAGAGAACTGCTCCAAGGCCTTCAACTTCAGGACTTAAAGAAAGCTGTGACTGCAGCTCTCCTATGTCACGGGAGAGTTGGCACGGAAAGTTTTGGAAAGGGAGTGCAAGTTCAGATCCCCTCCGTAGTCTGCGTTTGACAGCAAAGCTCCGGGACTTTCATAAAAATGCCAAG GTCGATGCTGAAACGAACAAAGAATTGGAACAGTGGAATGAAATGCTAAAGAGCGATGCAGTCAAACTTTGCCAGGAGAACAATTTTAATGCTGGGTTCTTTGAGGGTAGTGACAATAACGGCGTAGTTGACGCTTATGAATTgaag GTCAGACTTGAGCACATTCTCGAGAGAATTTCATTGATATCTGAGGCTGCAAATACAGAGAGGCCATCTCGAATCACAAGTAGCCTGTTTATTGGTGGAGCGCTTGCTGCACGATCTGTATACACACTGCAACGCTTAGGAATCACTCATATATTATGTTTGTGTTCCAATGAAATTGGACAGTCAGATTCTCAGTTTCCTGATCTATTTGAGTACAAAAACTTCTCT ATATGTGACAGTGAAGATTTCAACATCAGCAACATCTTTGATGAAGCTGTTGAGTTTATTGATCGTGTTGAAGAAACAGGAGGGAAGGTTCTAGTCCATTGCTTTGAGGGAAAAAGTAGAAGTGCTACACTAGTGCTTGCATACCTAATGCTCAGAAA GAATTCCACTCTATTAGAAGCATGGAATTCTCTAAAGCAGGTTCATCGCCGAGCACAACCCAACGATGGGTTTGCGAAGATCTTGTTGAATTTGGATAAGAAACTGCATGGTAAAGTTTCAATGGAGTGGCATCAGCGGAAGCCAATGATGAAAGTTTGCCCCATCTGTGGGGTGAATGCGGGTCTGAGTAGCAGCTCTCTTAAGCTTCATTTACAGAAATCACATAAGAAACTATCGTCTGGTAGCGTGGATAGCGCAATGACAATGGAAATACAAAAGGCTTTGACAGTACTAAAAATCAGTCGAGGTGGAAGTGTCAGCCCCACACAAAGATCTCATTCAGATGTTGAAGAGTAG
- the LOC133706478 gene encoding dual specificity protein phosphatase PHS1 isoform X1, which produces MAKQEQKQEQPAIINPLQVQEDGDLDPGSDDLEAPLPLTVTSRVLYMLGDIASGPAFKITQWLELVRKRSAKYHSSGFPRRPLRLDTMPASAGESSEDWKGPASPEQTTEVNLWERLGKAATLDIESSFFSWDRLSSLHHTEHSSSNDQSEDEMNKALEVTVNSGGVVFFALFNQPGTDDNSSKEAAAVIKISSSRMATQSERLGYEFAKWLGVRTPQARVIHNCSMEWLQMKEAAEKAREAAASEGDECGEMTCSELLEALELSRCLLLMSYVHGSPLLESSSVFEVKETAEKTAASLGRILMLDLVIRNEDRLPCRQLRWRGNSANLLFADKMDFGNMDRLEEAFDSAIKRYKPRVIRALQKDRRATSVDIRLHNTALVPQKSDLSDIMDSPRSSQMSVKSQLSDDLMFSDFPVVAIDSGVPRRPPAGKRANDQEIYPKLVELLLNNSEYSSNLLHDITLGKLGRPPLQDTDASDTQAMEMTSVVQGFRSGFKCALRDLQGFHIFLLTLHQKLENLIRIFFNIIDKIGESDKEDLVVTESPSQAAGSGYLPSTPSKERLVNENHSDFSDSELQRTAPRPSTSGLKESCDCSSPMSRESWHGKFWKGSASSDPLRSLRLTAKLRDFHKNAKVDAETNKELEQWNEMLKSDAVKLCQENNFNAGFFEGSDNNGVVDAYELKVRLEHILERISLISEAANTERPSRITSSLFIGGALAARSVYTLQRLGITHILCLCSNEIGQSDSQFPDLFEYKNFSICDSEDFNISNIFDEAVEFIDRVEETGGKVLVHCFEGKSRSATLVLAYLMLRKNSTLLEAWNSLKQVHRRAQPNDGFAKILLNLDKKLHGKVSMEWHQRKPMMKVCPICGVNAGLSSSSLKLHLQKSHKKLSSGSVDSAMTMEIQKALTVLKISRGGSVSPTQRSHSDVEDRTARCRATTPSAPSSPRSVPTSMSQA; this is translated from the exons atGGCAAAACAGGAGCAAAAGCAGGAGCAGCCTGCAATCATCAACCCTCTGCAGGTCCAG GAAGACGGGGATCTGGACCCTGGATCTGACGACCTCGAGGCTCCTCTGCCTCTCACCGTCACTTCCCGG GTCTTGTATATGTTGGGTGACATTGCGTCTGGACCGGCCTTCAAAATCACTCAATGGCTGGAATTGGTCCGTAAACGCAGTGCCAAATACCATTCCTCTGGCTTCCCTCGCCGCCCATTAAGGCTTGACACAATGCCTGCTAG TGCAGGAGAGTCTAGTGAGGACTGGAAAGGTCCTGCGTCGCCTGAGCAAACCACAGAAGTCAATCTCTGGGAAAGACTTGGTAAAGCTGCTACATTGGACATTGAGTCGAGTTTTTTCTCATGGGATAGGCTTTCTTCACTTCACCACACTGAACATAGTAGTAGCAATGATCAGTCTGAGGATGAAATGAACAAAGCGCTGGAG GTCACCGTGAATTCGGGGGGAGTTGTTTTCTTTGCCCTTTTCAACCAGCCAGGGACTGATGATAACTCTTCTAAGGAAGCAGCGGCTGTTATAAAGATATCCTCATCGAGGATGGCCACACAGTCTGAACGTCTAGGTTACGAATTTGCAAAGTGGCTTGGAGTTCGAACTCCACAG GCCAGAGTCATACATAATTGTAGTATGGAGTGGCTCCAGATGAAGGAAGCAGCAGAAAAAGCAAGGGAAGCAGCAGCTTCAGAAGGAGATGAATGTGGGGAAATGACATGTTCGGAACTTTTGGAAGCTCTTGAACTTAGCCGATGCCTTTTGCTCATGAG CTATGTTCACGGATCTCCTTTACTTGAAAGCTCAAGTGTATTTGAGGTGAAGGAAACTGCAGAGAAAACAGCAGCTTCTCTTGGTAGGATCTTGATGTTGGACCTTGTCATCAGAAATGAAGATAGACTACCTTGCCGTCAGCTCAGATGGCGTGGAAACTCGGCAAATCTATTGTTTGCAGACAAAATGGATTTTGGAAATATGGACAGATTGGAGGAAGCATTTGATTCTGCCATCAAGAGATACAAACCAAGAGTGATCAGAGCTCTTCAAAAGGATAGAAGGGCAACTTCTGTAGATATCAGATTGCATAATACAGCATTGGTACCACAGAAATCTGATCTTTCTGACATTATGGATTCGCCAAGGTCTAGTCAGATGAGTGTAAAGAGTCAACTCTCAGATGATTTAATGTTTTCGGATTTTCCAGTTGTGGCTATTGATTCTGGCGTTCCTCGTCGACCTCCTGCTGGAAAACGTGCAAATGACCAGGAAATCTATCCAAAGTTGGTTGAGTTACTACTGAACAATTCTGAATACTCCTCTAATCTGTTACATGACATAAcattagggaaattaggacgtCCTCCGTTACAAGATACTGATGCATCTGATACACAAGCAATGGAAATGACTTCGGTTGTTCAAGGGTTCCGTAGTGGGTTCAAATGTGCTCTCAGGGATCTGCAGGGATTCCATATCTTCTTACTCACACTTCATCAAAAACTGGAGAATTTGATACGTATATTTTTCAATATTATAGATAAAATAGGGGAGTCTGATAAAGAGGATTTGGTAGTTACTGAGTCTCCATCACAAGCTGCCGGAAGTGGTTATCTTCCTTCTACACCAAGTAAGGAGAGGCTTGTCAATGAGAACCATTCAGATTTTAGTGATTCCGAATTGCAGAGAACTGCTCCAAGGCCTTCAACTTCAGGACTTAAAGAAAGCTGTGACTGCAGCTCTCCTATGTCACGGGAGAGTTGGCACGGAAAGTTTTGGAAAGGGAGTGCAAGTTCAGATCCCCTCCGTAGTCTGCGTTTGACAGCAAAGCTCCGGGACTTTCATAAAAATGCCAAG GTCGATGCTGAAACGAACAAAGAATTGGAACAGTGGAATGAAATGCTAAAGAGCGATGCAGTCAAACTTTGCCAGGAGAACAATTTTAATGCTGGGTTCTTTGAGGGTAGTGACAATAACGGCGTAGTTGACGCTTATGAATTgaag GTCAGACTTGAGCACATTCTCGAGAGAATTTCATTGATATCTGAGGCTGCAAATACAGAGAGGCCATCTCGAATCACAAGTAGCCTGTTTATTGGTGGAGCGCTTGCTGCACGATCTGTATACACACTGCAACGCTTAGGAATCACTCATATATTATGTTTGTGTTCCAATGAAATTGGACAGTCAGATTCTCAGTTTCCTGATCTATTTGAGTACAAAAACTTCTCT ATATGTGACAGTGAAGATTTCAACATCAGCAACATCTTTGATGAAGCTGTTGAGTTTATTGATCGTGTTGAAGAAACAGGAGGGAAGGTTCTAGTCCATTGCTTTGAGGGAAAAAGTAGAAGTGCTACACTAGTGCTTGCATACCTAATGCTCAGAAA GAATTCCACTCTATTAGAAGCATGGAATTCTCTAAAGCAGGTTCATCGCCGAGCACAACCCAACGATGGGTTTGCGAAGATCTTGTTGAATTTGGATAAGAAACTGCATGGTAAAGTTTCAATGGAGTGGCATCAGCGGAAGCCAATGATGAAAGTTTGCCCCATCTGTGGGGTGAATGCGGGTCTGAGTAGCAGCTCTCTTAAGCTTCATTTACAGAAATCACATAAGAAACTATCGTCTGGTAGCGTGGATAGCGCAATGACAATGGAAATACAAAAGGCTTTGACAGTACTAAAAATCAGTCGAGGTGGAAGTGTCAGCCCCACACAAAGATCTCATTCAGATGTTGAAGA ccGGACGGCCAGATGCCGAGCCACGACGCCTTCAGCACCATCTTCTCCGAGATCAGTGCCGACAAGCATGTCCCAGGCGTAA
- the LOC133706478 gene encoding dual specificity protein phosphatase PHS1 isoform X3, giving the protein MATQSERLGYEFAKWLGVRTPQARVIHNCSMEWLQMKEAAEKAREAAASEGDECGEMTCSELLEALELSRCLLLMSYVHGSPLLESSSVFEVKETAEKTAASLGRILMLDLVIRNEDRLPCRQLRWRGNSANLLFADKMDFGNMDRLEEAFDSAIKRYKPRVIRALQKDRRATSVDIRLHNTALVPQKSDLSDIMDSPRSSQMSVKSQLSDDLMFSDFPVVAIDSGVPRRPPAGKRANDQEIYPKLVELLLNNSEYSSNLLHDITLGKLGRPPLQDTDASDTQAMEMTSVVQGFRSGFKCALRDLQGFHIFLLTLHQKLENLIRIFFNIIDKIGESDKEDLVVTESPSQAAGSGYLPSTPSKERLVNENHSDFSDSELQRTAPRPSTSGLKESCDCSSPMSRESWHGKFWKGSASSDPLRSLRLTAKLRDFHKNAKVDAETNKELEQWNEMLKSDAVKLCQENNFNAGFFEGSDNNGVVDAYELKVRLEHILERISLISEAANTERPSRITSSLFIGGALAARSVYTLQRLGITHILCLCSNEIGQSDSQFPDLFEYKNFSICDSEDFNISNIFDEAVEFIDRVEETGGKVLVHCFEGKSRSATLVLAYLMLRKNSTLLEAWNSLKQVHRRAQPNDGFAKILLNLDKKLHGKVSMEWHQRKPMMKVCPICGVNAGLSSSSLKLHLQKSHKKLSSGSVDSAMTMEIQKALTVLKISRGGSVSPTQRSHSDVEDRTARCRATTPSAPSSPRSVPTSMSQA; this is encoded by the exons ATGGCCACACAGTCTGAACGTCTAGGTTACGAATTTGCAAAGTGGCTTGGAGTTCGAACTCCACAG GCCAGAGTCATACATAATTGTAGTATGGAGTGGCTCCAGATGAAGGAAGCAGCAGAAAAAGCAAGGGAAGCAGCAGCTTCAGAAGGAGATGAATGTGGGGAAATGACATGTTCGGAACTTTTGGAAGCTCTTGAACTTAGCCGATGCCTTTTGCTCATGAG CTATGTTCACGGATCTCCTTTACTTGAAAGCTCAAGTGTATTTGAGGTGAAGGAAACTGCAGAGAAAACAGCAGCTTCTCTTGGTAGGATCTTGATGTTGGACCTTGTCATCAGAAATGAAGATAGACTACCTTGCCGTCAGCTCAGATGGCGTGGAAACTCGGCAAATCTATTGTTTGCAGACAAAATGGATTTTGGAAATATGGACAGATTGGAGGAAGCATTTGATTCTGCCATCAAGAGATACAAACCAAGAGTGATCAGAGCTCTTCAAAAGGATAGAAGGGCAACTTCTGTAGATATCAGATTGCATAATACAGCATTGGTACCACAGAAATCTGATCTTTCTGACATTATGGATTCGCCAAGGTCTAGTCAGATGAGTGTAAAGAGTCAACTCTCAGATGATTTAATGTTTTCGGATTTTCCAGTTGTGGCTATTGATTCTGGCGTTCCTCGTCGACCTCCTGCTGGAAAACGTGCAAATGACCAGGAAATCTATCCAAAGTTGGTTGAGTTACTACTGAACAATTCTGAATACTCCTCTAATCTGTTACATGACATAAcattagggaaattaggacgtCCTCCGTTACAAGATACTGATGCATCTGATACACAAGCAATGGAAATGACTTCGGTTGTTCAAGGGTTCCGTAGTGGGTTCAAATGTGCTCTCAGGGATCTGCAGGGATTCCATATCTTCTTACTCACACTTCATCAAAAACTGGAGAATTTGATACGTATATTTTTCAATATTATAGATAAAATAGGGGAGTCTGATAAAGAGGATTTGGTAGTTACTGAGTCTCCATCACAAGCTGCCGGAAGTGGTTATCTTCCTTCTACACCAAGTAAGGAGAGGCTTGTCAATGAGAACCATTCAGATTTTAGTGATTCCGAATTGCAGAGAACTGCTCCAAGGCCTTCAACTTCAGGACTTAAAGAAAGCTGTGACTGCAGCTCTCCTATGTCACGGGAGAGTTGGCACGGAAAGTTTTGGAAAGGGAGTGCAAGTTCAGATCCCCTCCGTAGTCTGCGTTTGACAGCAAAGCTCCGGGACTTTCATAAAAATGCCAAG GTCGATGCTGAAACGAACAAAGAATTGGAACAGTGGAATGAAATGCTAAAGAGCGATGCAGTCAAACTTTGCCAGGAGAACAATTTTAATGCTGGGTTCTTTGAGGGTAGTGACAATAACGGCGTAGTTGACGCTTATGAATTgaag GTCAGACTTGAGCACATTCTCGAGAGAATTTCATTGATATCTGAGGCTGCAAATACAGAGAGGCCATCTCGAATCACAAGTAGCCTGTTTATTGGTGGAGCGCTTGCTGCACGATCTGTATACACACTGCAACGCTTAGGAATCACTCATATATTATGTTTGTGTTCCAATGAAATTGGACAGTCAGATTCTCAGTTTCCTGATCTATTTGAGTACAAAAACTTCTCT ATATGTGACAGTGAAGATTTCAACATCAGCAACATCTTTGATGAAGCTGTTGAGTTTATTGATCGTGTTGAAGAAACAGGAGGGAAGGTTCTAGTCCATTGCTTTGAGGGAAAAAGTAGAAGTGCTACACTAGTGCTTGCATACCTAATGCTCAGAAA GAATTCCACTCTATTAGAAGCATGGAATTCTCTAAAGCAGGTTCATCGCCGAGCACAACCCAACGATGGGTTTGCGAAGATCTTGTTGAATTTGGATAAGAAACTGCATGGTAAAGTTTCAATGGAGTGGCATCAGCGGAAGCCAATGATGAAAGTTTGCCCCATCTGTGGGGTGAATGCGGGTCTGAGTAGCAGCTCTCTTAAGCTTCATTTACAGAAATCACATAAGAAACTATCGTCTGGTAGCGTGGATAGCGCAATGACAATGGAAATACAAAAGGCTTTGACAGTACTAAAAATCAGTCGAGGTGGAAGTGTCAGCCCCACACAAAGATCTCATTCAGATGTTGAAGA ccGGACGGCCAGATGCCGAGCCACGACGCCTTCAGCACCATCTTCTCCGAGATCAGTGCCGACAAGCATGTCCCAGGCGTAA